TTACCTGAAAGGTacctcaaatgaaaacatgcatgtattaatgcatttttttattaagAGTATATCTAAATCAGctcgcaaaagctgcagatctcttgtctgccgaTATATATTCaaagacaaaaacacaaattcacacaGACATTCattctcagacacacactcaaattcAATTTTACAGGCAAAGTGATAAAGAGTTgtaaacacatatataaaacagcatttttggaaacacatacatactcacaaagacacacaaataattattcagagacacacactgacagaaacatatacacaatgccacatacacacacttactgtcAGTCATTTATTtcccactgcccccacccccagctACAAAGAGGTcatagagcaggggtcctcaaactctgccccccccccccagatgttgctgaactacaactcccatgattctctggctatcaatgtaattcaaagaatcatgggatatgtagttcagcaacatctggggggccggagtttgaggacccctgtcatagAGGATGCAGTGCTTTTTGGGCTTACTGAACACAGGAGCAGCTTATAGCCAATTTGCTTTATGACCACGTTGTTTTATCTCAAATTTATCCAGCCTTTTTTACTTATGGAAAAGGCAGCATAAACAGGAGAAGTAAAGGTAGCAAACTCTGTATGTAGGTGTTTGATAGGGTTCGCCAGCTGAAAAAAACACAAGTTTCCTGCTTCGTAATCCAAATATATTCCTAAAGCTTCAATAGGAGAGCTGGTACTCACTGATGTTTTTACACCATTGTTAACCACTGCATATTGACCCATTTTATAGTAACTCATGCACCATGAATCGTCATTATCTCCCAAATTGCAATCTTTGTTTTGGGAGTAAGACACTCCAACACTCCAACTTGGCAAGTCACTGGTTTCTACTTCCCAATAATGTTGTCCTGATGAAATGGCTGTGGAGCTATAGGTCAGAGACGTACAATGTTTTTCCTTAGAATTCAGTGAGGAGTCCATCAGGCTTCCAAGTTCAGAGGCTTGGCCTTCAGTCGGATCATTTGCGTTCCTCAGCATTATATGGATTAAGTTCTGCACTGCAAAACCATGGTTTTTTTGAAGTTGTGGAATACGTTTTATTACCTTGATTAGCCCAGACTCTAAATGCACTGTTACCAATAACACATTCAATCCTGTATCTTCCAGTCTACCTTGAACCTCGTCTATTAACATTTTGGTCTTGTTAATTGACGGAGTTCCTTTCTCCAAAATGGTCATCGGGTCGGTAGTATTTAAAAAATCTCTGATCTCATCCACTTGGGCAATCAGctttaatttttcttctttcttttttgacAAAAATCTATGGATTTTAAGGTCTTCCTCCTGTACTTGATTTCTAATTTCACTTAAAATCTTCTCCCCCTCACCTTCCAGCTCTTGTTTAAGATCTGTAATCATCATAGTGACTTGTCTTTGTAGATCATCAGCTCTTTTATGGATGTCATCCTTTGTGGCCGCTGCTTCACGAATATGGTTTTCAAATTCTTTGCACTGCGCGATCAGATTGTCCACAAGTTCTTTTAGTGATGACTTCACAGCCACAGACTTGTCACTTATTACTTCCACATTGTGTCCTACGTGATCACCAACTACAACACAGAACTCACAGACATAAACGTTATCCACACAGCAGTTATATTTTAGGAGTTTTTGGTGAGTAGCACACTTTCTTGTCTGCATGTCAGTGATCAATTCAGTTAGGGTGTGCTGTCCTACCGAATTATGGGCCTCTAGGTGATCACGGCAAAGATAGGCTTCACAATCTAGACACAGTTTGCTACCTACTGCCTTGCAGTAGAGACATCTGTGACTTTTCAGCTTTAATTGCGAGGAGTCCCCAAGGTTTTCAGTAGCCATGATCTTGTTATTTGAATACCCTGTGCAAAAACGAATCGATCTTCAATACACAGCTCCTTGATTCCCCCGTCCACAAGTCAATGCCAAAAAACCAGCAGAAATACTTTTACAGATGAAGTAACACCTATCAGATCGTCACCCTTCCACTGGGATAGTGAGAGGCAAGAACTGCAAAACATGCAGAGCTACGGCAACAGGTGTACCAGGGAGTGAACTGAAAGCCCTAATTAAATACACACAGGTTAAAGAAACATGTCACCATCTGTGAAGATAGGGGAGGGTTAGAAATTCCAACCTCAGGGATGATGCAAAACTGTAATATATACATGATGATCCTTGGCtaatagaaaaaaacaatacCATTGAGTAGTTCTGGAGTGATGGGCAGACTTGATGAGGCTTTAAATTCTCATTTGCCATAAAAATCTATGCTTCAATGTTTTAATTTGAAAATAACACACAAGACCAAAGGTTTCCAGAaccctaatatataatattttattttgtatttttttttttgtagatatggCCCTaataatacatgcatgcatttttttcctGCCTGTTTGTATTTGGGATATTAAATtagaaaagattgcaaaagctgTAGACCTGCTGTTTATAGCCCTCGCAAGGAATCCCCTATTTTACCAACACAgactgtcagtccagccaggggTTTCTCATTGAGAAGCTTCAATGCTTGCTGCTTTCCAAGGCTTGTCAAAGAGCTGTATAGAGCAGGTCAgttgaccggggggggggggggggggggggcagagatggaTGGATTGGAGTGATGGAAAGTTAGATAGGGAGAGATGGATTGGAAATATAGTAATCTAGGTATGTCTGGGAGTGTTGAGAGAATGGGAAGGCAGTGAGTGATTGGTGGGAGGTTAATAGTGAAGGACGGatttgtagcccatggaacagcgcagtcaggggagtgggccttgacagagccaggagtaggcaggggagtaaccagttaaaggggtgtggttatgggtaaatgggggttggactataggagtatattaagcggccattttatgactaagggacattttaactaaactgacacttacctggtaattgtttttggcaggtctgtgttggttttttcttttgtcttgcagatcatggcatcaatggaagaaatcctggagggagtgagagctgctgtgcgggatagaggactggcctggcttcacgagcaactgggggctcagggtcccccccctacaacccctgcggcggctgcacggcgttccatgaggagggcgagaccgccccagcggctgagcccgggcatggagcccaaagtcggcagacggaggagcccgtcagcggagtctgttggggccctggatgaggtagcgggccccagcggagtggatgtaccgcggccggcaccgtcggtccgacgcggtgctggccgggcgcgggcagcagctaggccgaggcctaccacgcggtgtgcgccccgccgggaggcggcaggcgggacggttgcggctggagccaggacccagagcagatcggatggtggaagcagtgagcggttgcggcccggtgagtcagggaatggcgctggggctgggcagcgggcggggggcagagcggaggcctctagtgatcaggcggtccccctgatggcagggggagcccctgggcaaggggacacatcgggggcggcctctagtggggccaggttcagcacaagggacgcagacggcgggtccgctcagccaggtacattggggccggcagggcccgcggctttagcagacaggaaacgccaggatagacaggcggaatccccagttcgcaaggcggcccaaaaggggccaggttcagcaagtcgggatagctcccaggactcagctcagggcatggagacaggacgggctgggagagagcgggagggccgcaggggcggctcccggggaccgaggggtctctcgcggagccctaggccgcatcgcagcagggagcagcacggcgtcagtgccaggcatgacaggaggcaggctgacgggtggaggggtagagaaaggagcaggtctgcaagcaggtttagcagaaggagatcggcctcaagggaccggaggtggaggcagcggcgcagtgcgtctgggtcatcaggcaggagctcgccaggtcagcggcgcagtgcttacggccgggagggccaggcagggagacgggatatggtgcggaactacaggcaggaacataaggaagttgggcgggtatgtgatcatgtggacacactacccaggtgtcgttctccttgcaggtctcgcagcactacacccgcggtcctgaggcagggccaggctgacgggagtcggcgccaattggatgctccggagccaagcatggcggacggacgggaaacgaacccacagccttctgcggcttcgggctcaggcggtgagtcaactgttacaccacacgcaggaacactattgaattgcttaaaatctttcttagattcatgggcgggtggggaaatggcttcacctcagtttgggagagtgtggacgtgtgagaaaggccaggggttacaaggtagggccgtgggcccaacgctggatagcgaagtggggttatctgggtctgaaactagtaaggagtcgggggacaaggtaggtattgggggcgaaattaccgacgctgcgcggcaaaacgtacacgtgtctttttcgggcccattaggttgtcatctgaaaatggacatcaaggagaaaatttggaagggtgagtttgtggaagttttttccttgctcccgctggaggagttcttagacatgaaggaggaggacaagaaggacgcaaagaaggaggaggaggagaaaaagcgtaggtatcggaagattcctaaaacgtttgggaactggctgcgggccttctgtatcctggccagcgtgataggggaaaagtcgccggataaatgctcccagttgttttgctacctagatgggattggggaagcgtaccggacctatggcggggtcgcctggtggcggtacgatgagcagtttcgccagaggttagcggcgaatcccagcatgcggtgggatcaaatggaccttcccctctggatgcggctcatgatggcgcaaaaggctgcgccctttcaagggacggccggtgcggcccctgggggtcctgcatcggccgggcaaaagaaaggcttctgttggctctttaacgagggccaatgtaagtggggtgcgtcgtgccggtttaaacacgagtgctcaggttgtgggggtgctcacggagccagccggtgttttaagcgaggtaagtctgcaccaggagcgggagccgttggagcgtcggccccctccgctgccgcggggggcaaccccggtgaaagtaggcgagatgctgccgtggctaaaacagtacggtaaccgtcgggacgctgaattcttatggcacggctttacggagggtttttcaataccgtttcagagtagggatgtggggaggttatgcagtaacctcaagtcggggggtgaacacccgggagttgtgagggacaagttgctgaaggaggtgcaactgggtaggatggctgggccgttcgaggctccgccgctgcctgacttgagggtatccccgctgggggtagtccccaagaaggaggcgggtaagtttaggttgattcatcatttatcattcccgaaaggggcgtcagtaaatgatgatatcgatgaggccttgtgctccgtatcgtatgcatcattcgaccatgctgtcgagttggttcggagagcagggcgaggggctttgatggcgaaggtggatgtggaggcagcattccggctccttcctatccacccagactgtcaccatttgttagggtgcctttttgagggtaagtttttcgtggacctgtgcctacccatgggttgctccatttcatgtgcgtattttgaaaagtttagcacgttcctggagtgggtagtgcgcagggaatcgggcgggggtacggtggtccattacttggacgactttctgtgtgtgggcccggctgggtccgacagatgcgcccaaatactgcgggtgttccagaggttagcccaacagtttgggattcctctggccgaggacaagacagtgggcccgaccgagtgtctgagttttttggggctggaaatcgactcggtcgtgggggaatgtaggctgccggaggagaagttgagggtgctccgccagcaggtgcacgcgataaagggcgctaggaaagttacgctgcggggactgcagtccttgctcggcagccttaatttcgcttgtaaggtgatccctatgggaagagttttttgtagattgctggctagggctacctgtggggtccgtctgccgagtcattacatcagggtgtcggtgggtatgagagaggacttggacatatgggaccgcttcctcactgagtttaacggacgggtgtttttcagggatgtgatgaaggcatctggcgaagccgggctgtttacggacgcctcggggagcgttggctttggggcttaccttgggggcaagtggtgtgcagaggtttggcctgaggcttggtccgagagccccttgattcggaacctcgcctttttggagctttttccagttgtggtagcagtgtcactatggggcgaggagctcagggacaagaaagttatcttccactctgataatatggcagtggtacaggtaattaacagtctatcggcttcgtccctgccagtggttaggttgttgcggcagctagtgctcttgtgtatgtcttggaacattgtcttccgggcacggcacgtgccgggcctgctgaatgtggtcgctgacgctctgtctcgttcacagtgggtgcggttccgggaagcggcgccggacgcacaagcgacagggcaggcatgcccggaggagatgtggcggctcgggacgttgtgcttgggcgatacataaggagctcactggcgccggggacttggaccgcttatactaaggtttggtgtgaatgggaggaaatgttatcccaggcgggagcaggcgattctgcagctggtaggttggacacgctgttgtggcttctttgcaggttggtggcaggtgggtcatccccttctagggtggagcgctacatgtctgcgttagccttcctgttcaagtttaacgggtgggaagacctgaccaaacatttcttggtaaagcaaactttgaagggtttcaagaagggcaggaggtctgtggatacgaggaggcctgtgtcctttgccacccttcaagggttggtggggttgttgaacgaagtgtgtagttcggcatttgaagtaactgtgttctctgtggctttcgtgtgggctttctttggggcttttcgtattggcgaattggtgagcgccaataggtcgggggcatcgggcctccggtatgaggatgtggctatagaacaggacaaggtcgtgatttggctccggcgctcgaagacggatgtcttcggaaaaggtaagaatgttgtcctgtcctcactaccagggtccccggtgtgcccggttgcgtgtggggacgtgtttttacgggttcgcccgcaggttggtggttgcttcctgattcacgaggatgggaaggcgctgtcgcgctttcagttcttgcgagtcttccgcatggggttgacgagattgggcttgcagcccggacaatttggtacgcactccttccgtatcggggctgcgactgaggcggcgcggctcgggctgggggaggagcggataaagcagattgggagatgggaatccatcaggttccgtgcatatgtaaggccggaaaggttggtgtgaatggaatgttgtggatgtgggaaaagggtgctctgccggttaactgaatttgtttcctttcaggcttggtcgcttggctggtgggtcactcgtttgtctactgggcggagaagagggccgcagttcggagacaaggcacacaactgggttttcttctggacacagtggaccttcggtggtttggttttaggggtttcagctggcagagtataagtggtgaaatttttgggatgttgtccaaggggtttgccccggatatactgttgattcacggtgggggcaatgacttaggtttggtcccccagaaggtgttggtcaggagaatgaagagggacctggacagggtgagggctctggtcccaggagttacaatagtttggtctgaaatggtgccgcggttgaactggaggcatgccagggacccggcggctgtggcacgttgccgtggtaaagtaaataaggccatgtctgtctttattaggagactagggggggtcccagtgaggcattttgaattggagggcgggttgcccggttattttaggcgggatggtgtgcacctgtctgatgtggggtgtgatctactaaacttaggattccaggagggtatttccaaagccctatttatgtgtggtgggggtcgctcgagacattaaggggtcaagtctcttgctatggcgggatagggcttgggtaattggaaggtaggaggagtataaattggttaggctggattaaactggagtgtgaaatggtttgtgggttcgagctcatcggtggctccgaaccaggtggtgtaggggggtctcggtacacccctacagtttaaaaagttatggatatggggcctctttggtaggccatatgttatgtgttattggttatttataatgttatttattgttattggcggggtcattgccgggggtaatttatgtacggtggggggtggaggtatatttacttttgtggcaatgaccccaatttgttaccttgtttgtaataataaataaagctgtggacttttttattccaacagaaatacggtgtctgtaagttattggggggtttggggtaaacagcgcacctgccgaataatcgactgtgcgcatgtcatgtagcccatggaacagcgcagtcaggggagtgggccttgacagagccaggagtaggcaggggagtaaccagttaaaggggtgtggttatgggtaaatgggggttggactataggagtatattaagcggccattttatgactaagggacatttta
This Pelobates fuscus isolate aPelFus1 chromosome 3, aPelFus1.pri, whole genome shotgun sequence DNA region includes the following protein-coding sequences:
- the LOC134601862 gene encoding nuclear factor 7, brain-like, which codes for MATENLGDSSQLKLKSHRCLYCKAVGSKLCLDCEAYLCRDHLEAHNSVGQHTLTELITDMQTRKCATHQKLLKYNCCVDNVYVCEFCVVVGDHVGHNVEVISDKSVAVKSSLKELVDNLIAQCKEFENHIREAAATKDDIHKRADDLQRQVTMMITDLKQELEGEGEKILSEIRNQVQEEDLKIHRFLSKKKEEKLKLIAQVDEIRDFLNTTDPMTILEKGTPSINKTKMLIDEVQGRLEDTGLNVLLVTVHLESGLIKVIKRIPQLQKNHGFAVQNLIHIMLRNANDPTEGQASELGSLMDSSLNSKEKHCTSLTYSSTAISSGQHYWEVETSDLPSWSVGVSYSQNKDCNLGDNDDSWCMSYYKMGQYAVVNNGVKTSVSTSSPIEALGIYLDYEAGNLCFFQLANPIKHLHTEFATFTSPVYAAFSISKKGWINLR